In the genome of Neodiprion fabricii isolate iyNeoFabr1 chromosome 4, iyNeoFabr1.1, whole genome shotgun sequence, the window GAAAAACATGAAACATGAGTGGAACGGCGTAAAACTTACGAGTCACCGTTCGAGTATGGGAAATGAGAACCGCGTACTTGCGGCCCGCTGCACGCTTGGTGCCGAGTCGAAGTTAATTATGGGTGAGAGCTGATCGTGAGAGGAAACATGAGCGTCACCGTCGCGGTCGCGGAAAGCAGGAACGAGGAGGGCGGGGATGTTTTCGAGGGGACAAACCAGGCGGGGGGCACGCCCAGGGGAAGCTGAACCAACAATGAGCCTTAGACAGCGGAGCCGAAGAACTTGTAAAGATTTTTTACAACGTCTACGGATCCTGGTTGTAAGTTCATCAAACGGGTGATTCACTCACCCATTATTAAGGATTGCGATAAATGCCCGGAATCTCATTGACATCAGAAGCTCACATCCGTTCGTCGTCGATCGCTTCTTGATTCTGAGAAACAGAACGTCGTTTCGCAGAAATTTGAGTCAGACAATCGCGAATTCATTTCGTTTCAGTAAATTGACTGTCCGTCGCGAGGAGGTCACCGAACCGGCATCGTACCGCACTCACAAAGGGCTCGTCTTTACTGTCTTCGAATGTAATTCTCTTTCGAACACTCATCGAATTCTCGAGCTTCAGGATCGAGCCAGCTACGGAAGAATTCGCGAAGCCTCACCCCGGCTGGAACAACGAACTCTCAGCATTCGCTGTTCGCCGCCATCCGCCCTACGCCGTCTCTTCCATTTGGAATTTGGATCGCTTTGTTGTATTCACACTCACACTCGCATGTGTGCACGCTCTCTCTTTTGTACCTGTATGCACACGTATATTCCCGCACTTCTGGTCCCGTGGGATCATTGCGGATCACGCACACGCGTACGCGACGAATCGGACCCGCGTAACATGGTACGCACAAATTGTACAGAAACAGGGATTCTGTATTCAATCCTGGATTATTCTTTTACATCAGCGTTTATTAATCTCTGTTATATTTTTCCAACTGTCAGTTTAATAGGATTTGTACACGACGACGCTTTCTCAACGTCCTCAACGCGATACCGCTCCACACGCGCGGCGGTACACGACTAGACCCTTGTACACGACCGCTGATCTTTACACTGACTGCGGTATCCCAACACCAGTGTTATATTCTTGCATTTTTCTTGCAGGACGAATTGAAACTGTGAAGTGGCCATGTTGCTTGTCGTCAATTTGTTAAATGTCGCGGGAAATTCAAATACTTATAGAAAAAGTTTGATGAAAAACGGTGGAAATTGCTTTGAAATCAAATAGCCCTTAAAGAGTTCACTATCTCGAACATTTTACTTAAGTTTTATTCGAACTTACTATAAAATTTCCATagaaataatacaaaatatgaaatttggATGATATAACTACAGGAGTACAACCACCTACAAGAATAACcactaaataaaaatgtaattttcatcaGATTTGTAGATACGAATGTAAATTGGATCTACTTCGGATTCTTCTGTATCCTAAACATgcttataaaaatagaaatcagCTATCGTAAGCCAACTTCAAGCAATTTCGAAACTGGCAGCCCTGGCGCCAACTTATTCTATTCATTCGGAGCAAGTTCACTCGGCTTAGCAGACAGCTTATTGGAGTCGACTACCGAGGAGGATTGGATATTCGAGGAGTTATGTCACTCGATCTACACTGTACACTTTTCGCCTGATAATAAGAGAACGTTATAACATTTGAGGTTTTGGTTGCCGTTCCGCAGAATGGCGAGTGCGTTACGATGCGGTGTAAGCAAGTTGCTAGCTCGCAATTCAATATCAGGATTATGCAAGGTTAGAAATACATTCACAGAAAAATCATTACCATATCAAAGTGCTTAACACGTATGACCGAGAAGATGGCCCTGGTGCCAATTCCTGTCCTAACCTgtaccaaatattttcaattttaacaatcTGTTAACTTCGCACCACGTAACCATGTAAGCTCTAAATATTATTAACCAATGATGCGTGGCGATCTGGTCACAGTAATCATGTCATGAAATTTGATAGATtctgtaaagaaaaaagtggaaGCGTCACAATATATTTCTAGTATTGTGTATTGTGAATACTAACTGATTTTGAAActaaaaggaaaaatttagaTGTTAAAGTTATATGAATGATTGGCCACACAGAAATCAGCACTATCAACATGCCACAGATTTgagtaatttatattttttagcCATCATTAGGAGCCAGCGGCTATATAGCCAAAATACAAGTGGCATTCATCTCAGGAAAAGCAATGCGGGTGGTCGAAAGAAAGCGGCCACCTCCGTTTCCGTATGAGACGAAGAGGTACAGTCGTTGGAATCAGCTATTTGACAAAACTGTACACAGAATGGATGATAATTCCAAAATCGTTATTGTCGAAGGGCCAATTGCCTCTGGCAAGACAGAATTTGCTGAAGCATTGGCCAAGGATTTGGACATGCACTATATGCCAGCAGTGACAATGGACATGCATTATATAAACTCATATGGCTTCGATATGCGGCAATTGGACGACAAGCTGCCAGAATCTTGTAGATCTTATGACGTCAAGAACTTCTGTAAAGATCCGCACCACATGAACTGTGCCAACTATCAGCTCCAAATGTATTATTATAGGTTTTTCCAATACATTGATGCCTTAGCACACCTTTTCTCAACTGGAGAAGGTGTTGTTTTGGAGCGATGTGTTTACTCTGATGCCATTTTTATGGAGTCAATGTGCAATGCTGGCTATGTTAGCAAACTTGCGCAACGGACTTACCAAGACCTCACACAGCTCACTTTGCGTGAACTCCGCCTGCCGCATTTAGTTATCTATTTGGATGTTCCTGTACCTGTAGTCAAGGTTCTTTGTTGTTGTGgttcttttctttccattttgtCTTTACTGAAAATACCCAAACACAATTCAGATTTTCTGCAGGAACTTGAgctgtatttttcattcattttcaattctcttAAAATTTTACTAGGTCCTACAATTAATTACATAGCTTATCAAccattttacaaattattttagGAAAAGATTCAAAAGAGGGGGATACCCTACGAAGTTGAATCCAAGGTTTTCACGGAGCAGTACCTGActgatattgaaaatctttATAAACAGCAGTATTTGAAACAGATGTCAGAACATGCTCATATTCTCATTTATGACTGGTCAGAGGGTGGTGACCCTGAGGTTGTCATTGAGGACATCGAGAGATTGAACTTTGACGCTGATGACCGAGACGATCTCAAATTCAGGGACTGGCAATTCTGGGATGCTAACGATTGGAGTGATACAAGGCGCATTTAtgctgatgaaaaattgtcattcAAAGTGCTATTTAACTTAGGGGAAGTCAATGCACCAGAGCTCATTGTATCAGGAGCTGATCATCTCGCATATCAAAAGGTTTGGGAAAATGTAAGTATTTCAGTCTGATCCACAGATTCAACTGATTAGTTACTGATTAGAAAAAAGTAACTTCTGTAAAAATGTCactacatttttcgaaaatattttcttacataTGTTTATATCTTTGTTTTTGCAACTAGGCACCTGGTAACAAGTATATGAAAGGCTTCAATAAAGATATGGGAGATACGGGATTACTGTGGAAAGGGCGCCCTACTATTCGGGAATACAGAATGCCGTTTTTTTCGTAAACTAGGTGCTGCTAAAAacataagaaaaaattcacaaatcgGCAGAAGTGATTACATTGTAGTGCAACGAATTGAAGTTGTCCTGGTAGACTTGTACAAACCaacaaattacaataaataacattCTATGTAATTCATACTTAAGGTCAATTACTTACATTTCACGTTCCTTGGCACTGAGAGTAGATAAACATAACGTTTAGAGGAAAAAATTGGAgtggtattttttaaatttagacatgatatattgaaatactttttaaatacataaatacgtacacatatttttttgtttcatccatAATTGAACTCTTATCCAATACCGAAACTGCATAACGGAATAACAAGTTACATTCCATTTGCAATAAGAATAACATATCAACCACAAAGAAGACGTTTAATAGACATTGGGTTACATagattttgtgaaatttctgTTTATGTGTCTTAAAAGGAAAGGATATTAAAGACTGTATGTTTACAATCCAATTAAAATCAACCCCACTTTTTGATTAAACTGAAGTAACGTGAGTTGAATACTGAACTCTGTGAAATTCTTTATGATGCTAGACAACACTGATTACTCTCAAATACAATCTGATGAcgtcttgaaaaattatcccTTTGCAATCAAGACACATAAAATTCAGTCACTCGTATTTCAACATTGATGGATAATATGTTGCATTAAAGCATATTGTTCATTAACATATATTAAGGATAACATTACTTATTTAGGCCTCTTTAAAAACATCCATACCTTCGGCTGCGCAATATTTAAATCAATCTTGCTCAATAGAAAATATACAAGTGAAATCTATTGGTAAGACAAACCACCTTTTGCAATCGGAGGTAAAATccattcaaaaattaaaaaattgtacattcacaggtaattaattataccgAGGAGGCAAAATCATCTGAACAATAAACTATTGCGGTAGGCAAAAGTTATCAATTagctttcaaatttcaaacattacTCAACATTCTTTTCTTGACAAACCTATCTTCACATTTGtaatacaataatatgaaCACAATGGAATCATGGTATACCGTGTCTAAGCCGTCAAGCTGCAACAGGAATTGGTTTTCCGTGCTGTTTTGTAAAATGCTTTTGACTGCATGCTAAGGCCTTCTGATTTTGACACCAAATCGTCCAATTTTTCGCCCCTTTCTAAAACTGCTTCTATTGTATTATGctgtaagaaaaatgaattactgTATTCATAGAAATAGACACTTGTGATTCTTTATAGTATCTTATTTGCATCAGTTACATAATCTTTCAATACACAATAACTATCTGAAAACTAACAACAGCACATAAATGAATGCCTCTGTTTACATCTCAGAAAATGAATTGGAAGCATTGCTTGCTAGACAGAGAGTGCAGTACATAAGAAAAACCTCTAggattggaaagaaaaatagataatGTCACTACTTTGTTTGGAACATGTActttttgtgaaaatataGATTCAGGCATAACAAAACGTTTAGTTATGCGATAGTATTGCGATAACTGTAGTAATGGTAGGACCAGTAatagcattttcaaaaaatgttgcCTGTAAATTTTACGTTTTCGCATAACTGATATTTACAGGACTCCTCGTAATGCATATACTTTGCTTCGCTGTACTTAACATGTCCCGCCTAGCAGAACCTTGAGCCAATGAGTTTGAAGTTCATAACATTAATGCAATGAtgtaacttgaaaattctctgaaatttagtaagtaacgataataaaataaaaaacatcaTTTTTTGGCAAATTCGTCTTTTTCAAAGTCATTCTA includes:
- the LOC124180264 gene encoding NADH dehydrogenase [ubiquinone] 1 alpha subcomplex subunit 10, mitochondrial: MASALRCGVSKLLARNSISGLCKPSLGASGYIAKIQVAFISGKAMRVVERKRPPPFPYETKRYSRWNQLFDKTVHRMDDNSKIVIVEGPIASGKTEFAEALAKDLDMHYMPAVTMDMHYINSYGFDMRQLDDKLPESCRSYDVKNFCKDPHHMNCANYQLQMYYYRFFQYIDALAHLFSTGEGVVLERCVYSDAIFMESMCNAGYVSKLAQRTYQDLTQLTLRELRLPHLVIYLDVPVPVVKEKIQKRGIPYEVESKVFTEQYLTDIENLYKQQYLKQMSEHAHILIYDWSEGGDPEVVIEDIERLNFDADDRDDLKFRDWQFWDANDWSDTRRIYADEKLSFKVLFNLGEVNAPELIVSGADHLAYQKVWENAPGNKYMKGFNKDMGDTGLLWKGRPTIREYRMPFFS